Proteins from a single region of Punica granatum isolate Tunisia-2019 chromosome 8, ASM765513v2, whole genome shotgun sequence:
- the LOC116187030 gene encoding zinc finger BED domain-containing protein RICESLEEPER 2-like isoform X1, translating to MSSENNLEVNLESSGKENPLFTINEDDDVIELIGDEIKDTVTGAQAGTSTGKRKRRLTSPVWHFYERLAEKTIDGKSRCKCKKCGAIFISDSQYGTGNLKRHSEKCVRKDTRDVGQLLMNHDISLRNATFDPERFRELLIAAMIMHDLPLAFVEYAGIRSVFSYLRESVSVISRNTARADVLKVYKKEKSRIKCLLEEASGRICLTSDLWTSIATDGYLSLTAHFIDKNWILQKRILNFSLMPPPHTGVALCNKITSLLAEWGIEGRLFSITLDNASANDTFVGLLRSHLNLNYALLAKGEFFHQRCCAHIINLIVQDGLKEIDVAVDKVRESVKYVKGSQIRKEKFLECVRLMSLNPKKGLRQDVPTRWNSTFLMLESAFYYRRAFCHLELSDSNYTNCPTSLEWQKIEKIKKFLGVFFEITNLFSGSKYPTANLYFPSIFKAYVMLKEYSDGTDEDLRAMSLRMLMKFEKYWSEFSVILSIAVILDPRYKLEFVDWSYRKLYGSQSSEFQTVRDKLFSLYEEYTTHQKVNRTSALQEKVASNLDQESESVDMLEEFDDYADNVYSASSKKSELEKYLDETRSDRKTDLDILEYWKLNSQRYPTVARMTRDILSIPVSTVASEAAFSCGGRVLDQYRSSLKPDLVEALMCSRDWLYGLTDSCGISMDQITEDVMNLNISEEPSTQGSNTVVN from the exons ATGAGTTCAGAAAATAATTTGGAGGTGAACCTGGAATCCTCTGGGAAGGAAAATCCTTTATTCACAATaaatgaagatgatgatgtaaTTGAGCTCATTGGAGATGAGATCAAAGACACTGTAACAGGAGCTCAGGCAGGGACATCGACGGGCAAGCGAAAAAGAAGGCTTACCTCACCTGTGTGGCACTTTTATGAGAGGTTGGCAGAAAAGACGATTGATGGTAAGAGTCGTTGTAAGTGCAAGAAGTGCGGCGCTATTTTTATTTCTGATAGTCAATATGGGACTGGAAATCTGAAAAGGCATAGTGAAAAATGCGTTCGTAAGGATACACGAGATGTTGGTCAGTTGCTCATGAACCATGATATTTCTTTGAGAAATGCTACATTTGATCCTGAACGCTTTCGTGAGTTATTGATTGCTGCCATGATTATGCATGATCTGCCTCTTGCCTTCGTGGAGTATGCTGGAATTAGATCTGTGTTCTCATATTTGCGTGAGTCGGTCTCTGTTATATCTCGAAACACTGCAAGGGCTGATGTGTTGAAAGTTTATAAGAAAGAGAAGTCACGGATTAAATGCTTGCTTGAGGAAGCTAGTGGTAGGATTTGTTTGACATCTGATTTGTGGACCTCGATTGCTACTGATGGGTATCTCTCTTTGACTGCACATTTTATTGACAAAAATTGGATTTTGCAAAAGAGGATTCTGAATTTCTCCCTGATGCCACCTCCACATACCGGTGTGGCATTGTGCAATAAGATTACCTCTTTGTTAGCTGAGTGGGGTATTGAGGGAAGATTATTTTCTATTACTTTGGACAATGCCTCTGCCAATGACACTTTCGTGGGCTTGTTGAGATCGcatttaaatttgaattatgCACTCCTAGCCAAAGGTGAATTCTTCCATCAACGATGTTGTGCCcacataattaatttgattgtgCAAGATGGACTAAAAGAGATTGATGTTGCAGTCGACAAAGTGCGGGAGAGTGTCAAGTATGTTAAGGGGTCtcaaattagaaaagaaaagtttctTGAATGTGTGAGACTCATGTCTTTGAATCCGAAGAAAGGCTTGAGGCAAGATGTCCCTACTCGTTGGAATTCAACCTTTCTTATGCTTGAAAGTGCATTTTATTATCGCCGTGCATTTTGCCACCTAGAGTTAAGTGATTCAAATTATACAAATTGTCCTACCTCATTGGAATGGCAGAAGATTGAGAAGATAAAGAAGTTCTTGGGGGTTTTCTTTGAGATTACGAACTTATTTTCTGGAAGTAAGTATCCGACTGCAAATCTATActttccttccattttcaaAGCATATGTAATGCTCAAGGAGTATAGTGATGGGACAGATGAAGATCTGAGAGCAATGTCGTTGAGGATGcttatgaaatttgaaaaatactGGTCTGAATTTTCTGTGATTTTATCGATTGCGGTGATATTGGACCCTAGGTATAAACTTGAGTTTGTGGATTGGAGTTACAGAAAGTTGTATGGTAGTCAATCTTCAGAATTTCAGACTGTTCGAGACAAATTATTCTCATTGTATGAAGAATACACAACACATCAAAAGGTGAATCGAACATCTGCATTACAAGAGAAAGTGGCGTCAAATCTTGATCAAGAGTCAGAATCCGTAGATATGCTAGag gAGTTCGATGATTATGCTGATAATGTGTATTCAGCGTCTTCGAAAAAGTCTGAGTTAGAAAAGTACTTAGATGAGACAAGGAGTGATAGAAAGACGGACTTGGACATTCTTGAGTATTGGAAGCTTAACTCCCAACGATATCCGACGGTTGCAAGGATGACTCGTGATATTTTGAGTATTCCCGTATCCACGGTTGCCTCTGAAGCAGCATTCAGCTGCGGAGGTCGTGTTCTCGATCAGTATCGGAGTTCTTTGAAACCCGACCTTGTGGAAGCACTCATGTGCTCTCGAGATTGGCTTTATGGATTAACTG ATAGTTGTGGGATTTCCATGGATCAAATTACAGAGGATGTGATGAACTTAAATATTAGTGAGGAGCCATCAACTCAAGGGTCTAATACCGTGGTTAATTAA
- the LOC116187030 gene encoding beta-glucosidase BoGH3B-like isoform X2, which translates to MEMEAYKNPNTPIECRVRDLISRMTLKEKIGQMAMPGKGSLTPTALRDGSVGGLNAESGPYDSAPVKDWADKADEWQQAALQSQLGIPLILGVDAIHGHNNAYGTTIFPHNVGLGATRDAELIQRIGAATALEARAGGINYAFAPCVAVVKDVRWNRCYESYSEDPEIVGRMASIITSLQGLPPAEHPKGHPFVAGRNNVIACAKHFVGDGGTEGGKNEGDTRISYDELETVHMAPYLDCISQHVCTVMASYSSYNGQKMHSHEFLLTDVLKNKLGFKGFVISDWRGIDRLKDNRDSEGAEYRVCAALGINAGIDMVLGRLDLVKFQEGLISLVEAGEVPISRIDDAVERILRVKFAAGIFEHPFSDRSLLDLVGCKLHRERAREAVRKSLVLLKNGKDPEKPLLPLDKTARKILVAGSHADDLGYQCGAWTVSWAGDSGRTTIGITILDAIKQTVGPETEVIFTQCPSVDTLSAHDFAFAIVAVGEPPYAENISSKAELVIPSDLAEMICSVADRVPTLLALITGRPIELKPEMLEKIDALVAAWLPGTEGNGITDVVFGDYDFVGRLPVSWFKRLDQLPMNPGAALYDPLFPFGFGLTYSPKMTTNGI; encoded by the exons GAGGACTAAATGCAGAAAGTGGGCCGTATGACAGTGCGCCAGTCAAGGACTGGGCGGACAAGGCAGATGAGTGGCAACAAGCAGCACTTCAGTCACAGCTCGGTATACCGCTTATACTCGGAGTGGACGCAATTCACGGCCACAATAATGCCTATGGCACTACTATCTTTCCGCACAATGTGGGGTTAGGTGCCACTAG AGATGCAGAGTTGATCCAAAGGATAGGAGCAGCAACTGCTCTGGAGGCCAGGGCAGGTGGCATTAATTACGCTTTTGCCCCTTGTGTTGCC GTTGTCAAAGATGTGAGGTGGAACAGATGCTACGAAAGTTACAGTGAGGACCCGGAAATCGTGGGAAGGATGGCTTCCATAATTACCAGCCTGCAAGGGCTTCCGCCAGCTGAGCACCCAAAGGGCCACCCTTTTGTCGCCGGAAG AAACAACGTGATTGCGTGCGCGAAGCATTTTGTTGGAGATGGAGGCACTGAAGGAGGGAAAAACGAGGGGGATACGAGAATAAGTTACGATGAGTTGGAGACGGTCCACATGGCCCCTTACCTTGACTGTATCTCTCAACATGTTTGCACTGTGATGGCTTCCTACTCTAGCTATAATGGGCAGAAGATGCATTCTCACGAGTTTCTTCTGACCGATGTTCTGAAGAACAAACTCGGGTTCAAG GGATTCGTAATTTCTGATTGGAGAGGCATTGATAGACTCAAAGACAACAGGGATTCAGAAGGGGCAGAATATCGTGTATGTGCTGCTCTCGGAATCAATGCGGGGATCGACATG GTTTTGGGCCGTCTTGACCTCGTAAAATTTCAAGAGGGCTTGATATCACTGGTGGAGGCAGGGGAAGTGCCAATCTCGAGGATTGATGATGCCGTGGAGAGGATACTGAGGGTGAAGTTTGCTGCAGGAATTTTTGAACACCCTTTCTCCGACAGGTCATTGCTAGATCTTGTAGGCTGCAAG CTGCATAGAGAGAGAGCAAGGGAGGCAGTGAGGAAGTCCTTGGTCCTGTTGAAGAATGGGAAGGACCCGGAAAAGCCTTTACTTCCATTAGACAAGACTGCCAGGAAAATTCTTGTCGCGGGATCGCATGCAGATGATCTTGGTTATCAATGTGGGGCCTGGACTGTAAGCTGGGCCGGAGACAGTGGCAGGACAACAATTG GGATCACCATTCTTGATGCTATTAAACAAACAGTTGGACCTGAAACCGAAGTCATATTCACGCAATGCCCATCAGTGGACACATTATCAGCTCACGATTTTGCATTCGCCATTGTGGCTGTTGGTGAACCTCCATATGCAGAAAATATCAGCTCGAAGGCCGAACTGGTTATCCCTTCTGATCTAGCTGAGATGATATGTTCAGTTGCTGATAGAGTACCAACACTTCTTGCTTTGATTACTGGGAGACCTATAGAATTAAAGCCAGAGATGCTTGAGAAGATTGATGCTTTGGTTGCTGCTTGGTTGCCTGGGACTGAAGGAAATGGAATCACAGATGTAGTTTTTGGAGATTATGACTTTGTGGGACGATTACCTGTCTCATGGTTCAAGAGGCTTGACCAATTGCCGATGAATCCCGGCGCTGCCTTATACGATCCTCTGTTCCCATTTGGCTTTGGATTGACATACAGCCCAAAAATGACAACCAACGGAATTTAG